A section of the Carya illinoinensis cultivar Pawnee chromosome 12, C.illinoinensisPawnee_v1, whole genome shotgun sequence genome encodes:
- the LOC122288926 gene encoding calcium-dependent protein kinase 10-like isoform X1, with amino-acid sequence MGNCNACVRGDTVKERNSSSTNHKKKKRNGERNLNPYSEDSIRYSAPVRVLEDIAPFTHRTRIGDKYVLGRELGRGEFGITYLCTDRENKESLACKSISKRKLRTEVDVEDVRREVAIMSKLPDHPNVVKLRETYEDSENVHLVMELCEGGELFDRIVARGHYSERAAASVARTIAEVVRMCHANGVMHRDLKPENFLFANKKERSPLKAIDFGLSVFFKPGERFSEIVGSPYYMAPEVLKRNYGPEVDIWSAGVILYILLCGVPPFWAETETGVALAILRGVIDFKREPWPHISESAKSLVRQMLDPDPRKRLNAQQVLDHSWLQNAKKAPNVPLGDMVRTRLKQFSVMNRFKKKALRVIAEHMSVEEVGVIRNMFALMDTNRDGKVTYEELKAGLREVGSRLAEPEIKMLMEAADVDGNGVLDYGEFVAVTIHIQKMENDEHFRRAFMFFDKDGNGYIESNELREGLADNSGETDMDVVNNIMHEVDTDKDGRISYEEFVAMMKTGTDWRKASRQYSRERFKSLSLNLMKDGSLHLHDGITGQAFAV; translated from the exons ATGGGAAACTGTAACGCTTGCGTTAGAGGAGACACCGTAAAAGAAAGGAACTCTAGTAGCACCAaccataagaagaagaagaggaacgGAGAAAGGAATCTGAACCCGTATTCTGAGGATTCGATACGTTATTCAGCCCCGGTCCGAGTGCTGGAGGACATCGCTCCCTTCACCCATCGGACCCGAATCGGCGACAAGTACGTCCTGGGCCGGGAACTGGGCCGCGGCGAGTTTGGCATCACCTACCTGTGTACCGACAGGGAGAACAAAGAATCACTGGCCTGCAAGTCTATATCGAAGCGGAAGCTTCGAACGGAGGTGGACGTGGAGGACGTGCGCCGCGAGGTCGCGATAATGTCGAAGCTTCCGGACCACCCCAACGTGGTGAAGCTGAGGGAGACGTATGAGGACAGTGAGAACGTGCACCTGGTGATGGAGCTTTGCGAGGGAGGCGAGCTGTTCGACAGGATCGTGGCACGGGGGCATTACAGCGAGAGGGCCGCAGCGAGCGTGGCCAGGACGATAGCGGAGGTGGTGAGGATGTGTCACGCCAACGGGGTTATGCATAGGGACTTGAAGCCAGAGAATTTCTTGTTTGCCAATAAGAAGGAGCGTTCGCCGCTCAAGGCGATCGATTTCGGCCTCTCGGTGTTCTTTAAGCCCG GTGAGAGGTTTTCGGAAATCGTGGGGAGTCCGTACTACATGGCGCCAGAGGTGTTGAAGCGGAATTATGGACCAGAGGTGGATATATGGAGCGCCGGCGTGATCCTCTATATTCTGTTGTGTGGGGTTCCCCCATTTTGGGCag AGACCGAAACGGGTGTCGCTCTTGCAATTTTAAGAGGAGTCATTGATTTTAAGAGGGAACCATGGCCTCATATTTCTGAAAGTGCGAAGAGCCTGGTTCGACAGATGTTGGATCCGGATCCAAGAAAGCGGTTGAACGCTCAACAAGTGCTTG ACCATTCGTGGTTGCAAAATGCAAAGAAAGCTCCAAATGTCCCGTTGGGAGATATGGTGCGTACAAGACTCAAGCAATTCTCTGTGATGAACAGATTCAAAAAGAAAGCCCTTcga GTAATTGCAGAACACATGTCTGTTGAAGAGGTAGGAGTAATCAGAAATATGTTTGCGTTGATGGACACTAATAGAGATGGGAAAGTAACATACGAGGAACTGAAGGCTGGGCTTCGAGAGGTTGGTTCGCGATTGGCTGAACCAGAGATAAAAATGTTGATGGAAGCG GCTGATGTGGATGGGAATGGAGTACTGGACTATGGAGAGTTTGTAGCAGTAACGATCCACATACAAAAGATGGAGAATGATGAACATTTCCGCAGAGCCTTTATGTTTTTTGACAAAGATGGAAATGGGTATATCGAATCAAATGAGCTACGGGAAGGCTTAGCTGATAACTCGGGTGAAACTGATATGGATGTGGTGAATAATATAATGCACGAAGTCGACACAGACAAG GATGGGCGCATTAGTTACGAAGAATTTGTTGCTATGATGAAAACTGGAACTGATTGGAGAAAGGCATCTCGACAGTATTCTAGGGAGAGGTTTAAGAGTTTGAGCCTCAACCTGATGAAGGACGGCTCTTTGCATCTACACGATGGGATTACTGGTCAAGCTTTTGCTGTATGA
- the LOC122288926 gene encoding calcium-dependent protein kinase 10-like isoform X2, whose translation MGNCNACVRGDTVKERNSSSTNHKKKKRNGERNLNPYSEDSIRYSAPVRVLEDIAPFTHRTRIGDKYVLGRELGRGEFGITYLCTDRENKESLACKSISKRKLRTEVDVEDVRREVAIMSKLPDHPNVVKLRETYEDSENVHLVMELCEGGELFDRIVARGHYSERAAASVARTIAEVVRMCHANGVMHRDLKPENFLFANKKERSPLKAIDFGLSVFFKPGERFSEIVGSPYYMAPEVLKRNYGPEVDIWSAGVILYILLCGVPPFWAETETGVALAILRGVIDFKREPWPHISESAKSLVRQMLDPDPRKRLNAQQVLDHSWLQNAKKAPNVPLGDMVRTRLKQFSVMNRFKKKALRVIAEHMSVEEVGVIRNMFALMDTNRDGKVTYEELKAGLREVGSRLAEPEIKMLMEAADVDGNGVLDYGEFVAVTIHIQKMENDEHFRRAFMFFDKDGNGYIESNELREGLADNSGSRLL comes from the exons ATGGGAAACTGTAACGCTTGCGTTAGAGGAGACACCGTAAAAGAAAGGAACTCTAGTAGCACCAaccataagaagaagaagaggaacgGAGAAAGGAATCTGAACCCGTATTCTGAGGATTCGATACGTTATTCAGCCCCGGTCCGAGTGCTGGAGGACATCGCTCCCTTCACCCATCGGACCCGAATCGGCGACAAGTACGTCCTGGGCCGGGAACTGGGCCGCGGCGAGTTTGGCATCACCTACCTGTGTACCGACAGGGAGAACAAAGAATCACTGGCCTGCAAGTCTATATCGAAGCGGAAGCTTCGAACGGAGGTGGACGTGGAGGACGTGCGCCGCGAGGTCGCGATAATGTCGAAGCTTCCGGACCACCCCAACGTGGTGAAGCTGAGGGAGACGTATGAGGACAGTGAGAACGTGCACCTGGTGATGGAGCTTTGCGAGGGAGGCGAGCTGTTCGACAGGATCGTGGCACGGGGGCATTACAGCGAGAGGGCCGCAGCGAGCGTGGCCAGGACGATAGCGGAGGTGGTGAGGATGTGTCACGCCAACGGGGTTATGCATAGGGACTTGAAGCCAGAGAATTTCTTGTTTGCCAATAAGAAGGAGCGTTCGCCGCTCAAGGCGATCGATTTCGGCCTCTCGGTGTTCTTTAAGCCCG GTGAGAGGTTTTCGGAAATCGTGGGGAGTCCGTACTACATGGCGCCAGAGGTGTTGAAGCGGAATTATGGACCAGAGGTGGATATATGGAGCGCCGGCGTGATCCTCTATATTCTGTTGTGTGGGGTTCCCCCATTTTGGGCag AGACCGAAACGGGTGTCGCTCTTGCAATTTTAAGAGGAGTCATTGATTTTAAGAGGGAACCATGGCCTCATATTTCTGAAAGTGCGAAGAGCCTGGTTCGACAGATGTTGGATCCGGATCCAAGAAAGCGGTTGAACGCTCAACAAGTGCTTG ACCATTCGTGGTTGCAAAATGCAAAGAAAGCTCCAAATGTCCCGTTGGGAGATATGGTGCGTACAAGACTCAAGCAATTCTCTGTGATGAACAGATTCAAAAAGAAAGCCCTTcga GTAATTGCAGAACACATGTCTGTTGAAGAGGTAGGAGTAATCAGAAATATGTTTGCGTTGATGGACACTAATAGAGATGGGAAAGTAACATACGAGGAACTGAAGGCTGGGCTTCGAGAGGTTGGTTCGCGATTGGCTGAACCAGAGATAAAAATGTTGATGGAAGCG GCTGATGTGGATGGGAATGGAGTACTGGACTATGGAGAGTTTGTAGCAGTAACGATCCACATACAAAAGATGGAGAATGATGAACATTTCCGCAGAGCCTTTATGTTTTTTGACAAAGATGGAAATGGGTATATCGAATCAAATGAGCTACGGGAAGGCTTAGCTGATAACTCGG gttccCGCCTCTTATGA